Genomic window (Roseivirga sp. 4D4):
TGGCTGGAAAACTACACCAAAATAGCTAAGGACGGAATCCTTACAGAATACTATAAGAATGGCCAGGTTAAAACCGAACAATTCTATGAAGGAGGTAGAAAGAACAAGGACTGGAAGACTTACTATGAAAATGGTCAGGTGGCAACCAAATCTCCCTACCTGGAAGATGTCATCAATGGCAATGTAGAAATGTACGCTAAGGACGGTACACTTGAGAAAACCGTTCCTTACAAATTTGGAAGAAAGACCGGTTCAGAAATCACCTATTACCCAGACAAAAAGAAACGAACCGAAACCAAGCTTTTAAATGGTCAAAAGTCCGGTCGCTATTACGAATACTATGAAAATGGAAAGGTGAAAATCAAAGGAAATCACCTCTATGATGTACGTCAGGGTACTTGGGAATACTATGATGCTAAAGGCAAAGTGACCAAGACCGAAAACTATTCCAGAGGTAACCTGATGAGCAGTTCAGAAAATTAATTTCCAGCACGCCTAGATTCAATTTTTGACTATTTTTACCCGATGATTGAAGGCATTAAGGAAACCAACTTTCAGTTTCCAAATCAACAAGATTTTTATCGCGGCAAAGTAAGAGATATCTACTATTTCTCAGACCTATTGGTTATGGTTGCCTCTGATCGAATTTCAGCTTTCGATGTGGTGCTTCCAAGAGCGATCCCTTTTAAAGGCCAAGTCTTAAATCAGATCGCCTCTAAGTTCCTCAAAGCCACCAGTGACATAGTACCGAATTGGATTACAGCGAGCCCTGACCCAACTGTTAGTGTGGGGCTTAAATGTGAACCTTATCAGGTAGAAATGGTCATCAGAGGTTATCTTGCCGGCCATGCCTGGAGAGAGTACAGAGATGGCAAAAGAATCCTTTGCGGGGTACCTCTACCTGATGGATTAAAAGAAAATGACAAGCTTCCAGCCCCTATCATCACCCCTACTACAAAAGCTAAAGAAGGTCATGATGAGGATATTTCTAGAGAAGAAATATTGGCTCAGGGGATCGTGGATCAAGCGGAATACGAGCAGCTTGAAGCTTACACTCAGGCCCTGTTTGCCAGAGGAACAGAAATGGCTGCAGCTCAAGGGCTTATTTTGGTCGACACCAAATATGAGTTTGGAAAACTGGATGATAAAATCATTCTGATTGACGAGATTCATACGCCTGACTCATCTAGGTATTTTTACCAAGAAGGATACGATGACAGACAGAAGGCTGGAGAAAAGCAAAAACAACTCTCCAAGGAGTTTGTTAGACAATGGCTGATAGAGAATGGATTTCAAGGCAAAGAAGGTCAGACAATTCCAGAAATGACTGACGAAGTTGTAAATTCTATCTCCGAAAGATATATTGAGCTCTTCGAGAAAGTAACGGGTGAATCATTTCAGAAAGATGGGAACCAAAACGTACTCGAGAGAATTGAGAATAACATTACGAATTACCTACAGAATAGATAACAAGACATTATGAAGTTTAGCATAGATAAACAAGACCTGTACACAGTATTCAAACTAGAAGAAGAGAAGCTTGATTCTACTTTATCTCCTGACCTGAAGTCGGAACTTGTATCATTACAGGCACAGGGGACTCAAAATCTTATTTTGAACCTTTCCACCACAAAATATGCCGATTCATCAGGGCTAAGCGCATTGCTGACGGGTAACAGAGCATACGCAGAAAACGGAGGTGCTTTTATCCTTTCTGAAATCACTCCTTTTGTAGATAAGCTATTGACCATATCACAGCTCAATAATGTATTGACCATTTTGGCCACTGACGAAGCTGCTATGGACTTGGTACTCGCCAATAGCCCTGAAGACGGAGAAGCATAATCTCCGTTTTGGGTATAAGAGTCAAAATATTAGGATCTAATTCCGCAGCGCCTGCACATCGCAGACATCATACCGCCCAACTCATTAACATTGAGGGCAAGTATTACTTGATGGATTGTGGGGAGGCCACACAACTTCAGTTAAAGCGCTATAAACTCCGAGCCCAAAGAATCAATAACATCTTTATTTCGCACCTTCATGGTGACCACTACCTTGGGCTAATGGGTTTGTTATCCACCATGCACCTTATGGGTAGATCTCAGAAGTTAAACCTTTATGGACCTAAAGGTTTATCTGAAATCATCACCATGCAGCTTAAATACTCTCAAACGGTATTTAACTACGATATCAATTTTGTAGAAGTCGATACCACTCAAAACAAGGTGGTACACGAAGACAACTTTGTAGAAGTATACAGCATTCCATTGAATCACCGTATTCCATGCTGTGGATACCTTTTTGCCGAAAAGAAGAAGAACCGAAGGATCAAAAAAGAGGTACTTCCAGATGACTTTTCCATCAGAAATATTATCAGACTCAAGCATGGCGAAGATATTATGGACGAAGAGGGGAATTTACTTTATAAAAATACGGCTCTAACATTACCGGCTAGGAAGTCCTACTCTTATGCCTTTTGCTCAGACACCAAATATGATGAATCCATCATCCCCATGATCAAAGGAGTGGACCTCCTCTATCATGAAGCGACTTTCCTTGAAGAGCATGCAGACAGAGCAGGAAGTACCTACCACAGTACAGCCAAAGAAGCGGCTACTATTGCCAAAAAAGCTGAGGTTGGAAAATTGATCCTTGGCCATTTTTCGGTGAGATATAAAGAGTTGGAACCAATTCGTGAGGAAGCCCAGACCGTATTTGAGGATTCGGAACTGGCCATTGAGGGGGAAGAATTTATACTAGTCTCATAAGCAATGGGCAAGTCAATCCTAAGCGATAAGAAAACAAACCTATTCATTATTCTCAGTGGGATTTTCATCACCAATGCATTGATTGCTGAATTGATCGGTGGTAAGATCTTCTCAGTTGAAAGAACGCTGGGCTATGAGCCATTAGACATCCCCATGTTTGGGGACTTTGTCCTTCAATTTAACCTTACGGCTGGAGTGGTTCTTTGGCCGATCGTTTTCATTACAACCGATATCATCAACGAATACTTTGGTAAAAAGGGAGTTCGAAAGATCACCTTCATAACCGTAGGTCTTATAACCTACGCTTTTATTGCCATTTACCTAGCTATGCGTCTGGCTCCAGCTGATTTCTGGCTAAGTGTTTTCGGTACTGATGAGAATGGTGCCCCTTTTGACATCAATTACGCATTCCAGCAAGTTTTGACCCAAGGGTTGAATATCATTTTTGCCTCACTGGTCGCCTTTGTCATTGGCCAATTTGTAGATGTTTACGTCTTTCACAGGCTTAGAAGACTCACGGGTAAACATAAGATCTGGCTGAGAGCCACGGGCTCAACACTTATTTCACAGTTGATAGATAGTTTCGTTGTGCTAATTGTTGCTTTTTACTTTCTGGGGGGGTGGTCCCTCAGTCAGGTAGTAGCGGTGGGTACTACCAACTATATCTACAAATTCCTGATTGCGATTGCCTTGACCCCACTGTTGTATATAGCACACTACTTCATTGATCGCTATTTAGGAAAGGAAAATGCCGAGATATTGATGGAAGAAGCGAGTAAAGAAAGTGGAGAATCTCTTTTCTAGCGGAAGAAATTATCAAGCAAAACCGCTGTTGCCACGGCAACATTCAGTGACTCTGCCCCTCCTCTACCCGGTATATAAATAGGTTTTGTTAGCAGTGGTTTGAGCGATTCACTAATCCCCTGAGATTCGCTCCCCATGACCAATACTCCATTGGGTACTAGCTCACGGTCACGAATGGAGTCACCATCAAGTAATGCACCATAAACTGGTATGTCGGTTGATTTGATCAAGCAAGCCAAATCTGTATAATGAACCTGTACTCGAGTAAACGATCCCATGGTAGCATTAATGACTTTTGGATTATAAACATCCGCAGTCTCCTCGCTGCAAAAGATGTTTTTCACCCCATACCAATCAGCGATCCTAATGATTGTACCAAGATTCCCCGGATCATTCACCCCATCCAAAGCCAAACTGAGCTCTCCTTCGGGAACATTGATTGAAGCCGGTTCTGGCATACTTACCACAGCAATGGCAGCGTTATTTGACTTAAAGGTCCCAACAGCTTCTAAGTCATTTGACTTGCACACAATGGTTTCTTGGGCAGCTGCTCTCAACGGTGCATCGAGTGTATCTAAAAAGTCGGAGGTTGCTAACAAGTTTTCTACTTGAAAACTTGATTGGAGTACCTCCAAAACCCCTTTTGCACCTTCAACCAAAAACTTTCGCTCTTGCAGTCGATATTTTTTTAATTGCAGAGATTTAAAGTACTTACTTAATCGTTTAGAAAGCATATTTTTACTTGTTCGTGAAGACTAGCACTCGTTTTTTTCTCTTCCTACTATTAGTGCCTCTCCTTTACGCCTGCTCCGGTGTCAGGCATTTGGAAGATGGGGAAAAATGGCTTTACAAACAACAAGTAAAAGGGGTAGATAAAAACCTTGAGAATGAGATCAATAACCTCATCACCCTAAAACCCAATACACGCATTCCTATCATAGGTCCCTTAGGGGCTGCAATCTACGAGCGTGGCGAAGACAATTTCGATACGGCACGGATCAACCAAAAAAAGCGAAGTGCTATTGCAAAGGTTGATGCTAAGATTCAAGAGCGCACTGAAGCCGGAAAAAGCACCACCAAACTCGAAGCCAAGAAGAACAGAAAAATTGCCCGATTTGACAGAAAATTGAAAGATGGAAATTTTCGAATGAAAACGGGGACACCCCTATCCGTTTTCGATAGTACTATTGTAGAGGATACCAAAGACCGAATTAATTCCTTCTTGATCAATTCGAAGGGTTTTCGCAAGGCTAATGTCACAACTAGTTATACCGAAAAAAACAGAAAAGTATCACTTACCTATCAGGTAGATACTGGCCCTAGGAATACCATTGACAGCTTAATTACGCGTACAGGCGATCCAGCATTAACCACTTTACTCCAGACGAATCAATCTGGTTCTTTTCTAATTAAAGGTTCCGACTATGACAGATCATTACTAGATGCAGAAAGAGATCGTATTGAGTTACTCCTAATAGAAAATGGTTATTATGGCTTCAACAAAGCCTATATAGAATTTCAAATTCTAGAAGATCCATCTACAACCGACCTCTGGGTAGCAACGATAATCAACAAACCAGCAGATCAGGAGACTCATAGATCATTTTTACTGGATTCCATAGTCATCAATACCAATGGCAATGATCCCATTACCGAAACTCAAGACTATTTCGGTGTTAAATACAACTATGGCAACTTCAAATACTCTCCTAAATCCTTGGATGCGAGATTGAGATTTGCACCAGGCCAGAAATACAACTTTACCGACTTTGAAAACACACAAAAGCAGCTGCTGAATATGGACATGTTCCGTTTTGTTAACACCTATTTTGATACAACAACTGTCCCTGGAAAATCGATTGCTAATTTTTACACTGCTCCTTTGCAGAAGTTTCAGCTAACACAAGAATTAGGATTTAACGTTACAGAAGGACTTCCTGGTCCGTTATACAATGCGAGTCTTAAGAACAGGAATATATTTCTTGGCTCTGAAATTCTTGAAATTGGAATATTTGCTGGTCTGGATGGAGTAAGTTCAGCCACCGATCAGAGTCAGGTACTTAGAACCATTCAATACGGTGCCAACGCTTCTCTGACCTTCCCAAGGTTTATCACACCTTTTAAGTCACGTGGACTGAATAAAATGACCTTCAATCCAAGAACACGCGTGTCACTGGGTTTCAACTTTATAGATCGACCGGAATATGTAAGAAGTAACCTCAACGGTACTTTTGCCTATACATGGCAGAACCTAAAAGGCAATAAAAGCTATACTTTCAACCTAGCGGATATCGCTTTAATTGATACCGAAATCGATGCTAATTCTGGCTTTCAGGAGCAGTTAGATGATTTATTTCTCCAGGGAAACACGCTGGCCTTTTCCTTCAACCGTTCTTTTGTATCCAGTTCTTCCTTCAATGCCACATATAACTACGATTATGGGAACCCATCAAATCCTTCCAGTTACTTAAGGTTCTTCTTAGAATCAGGTGGAACAATTTATGATATCGTGGGGCGTGCACTTTTGGAGAACAATGACCTTGAGAATTACCAATTTTATAAGGTACAAGTTGATTACAGGCGTCAGGTTCCTCTTGGTATTGATAAATCAGTGGTGCTGAGGGTCAATGGCGGAATTGCGGATCCCTATGGAGGAAACAATGCCCTACCCTATGAGAAGTACTTCTTTGCAGGTGGTAGTAGCAGTAACCGTGCATGGAACCCAAGACGATTAGGACCGGGTTCGGCCTTCCCATACGAGCTTGATGAGAATGGTCAAAATATTATTGAAAACGGAGAACTAAAGGCCAATAGAACTGGAGCCGATAGCTATCAGTTTGAGCAACCAGGGGAAGTACTTATTGAGATGAATGCGGAATATAGGGCCAAAATCTCAGGTTTCTTCGATTGGGCATTCTTTATTGATGCCGGCAACATCTGGAGATTAAGAGAATTTGAGACTCCACTACCTGGCGAGGTCGTGAGAATATCTCAAGGAGCCAAGTTTGAGGTCAATGACTTTTATAAAGAGTTGGCGATTGGAGCAGGTATCGGTTTAAGGCTCGATTTTTCCTTTCTCGTATTCAGGCTAGACGTTGGCCATAAAATTAGAGACCCCAGATTTCCTGAAGGGCAGCGCTGGCAAAGGCTCTTCAAAAGACCCAACCAAACGGTCTACAATATAGCTGTAGGTTACGCCTTCTAGTAGTTCAGCAAATCACCGATAACGGCCTCCACTTTCTCAGGAGTTGGTAACATTGCTTTTTCAAGGTCTACATTCAATGCAATAGCTGGCAAGTTCTCTGCACCGTAAGCCATTACCGGAGCATCTAACTCCTGGAAGCAATGTTGTGATATTCTACCTGCCAAAGACTCAGCAAATGAGTTCATCAGTGGTTCTTCGGTCAAGACCAAAGCCTTATTATGCCTCTGTACGGATTCCATCACAGCCTCCCAATC
Coding sequences:
- a CDS encoding phosphoribosylaminoimidazolesuccinocarboxamide synthase, producing the protein MEGIKETNFQFPNQQDFYRGKVRDIYYFSDLLVMVASDRISAFDVVLPRAIPFKGQVLNQIASKFLKATSDIVPNWITASPDPTVSVGLKCEPYQVEMVIRGYLAGHAWREYRDGKRILCGVPLPDGLKENDKLPAPIITPTTKAKEGHDEDISREEILAQGIVDQAEYEQLEAYTQALFARGTEMAAAQGLILVDTKYEFGKLDDKIILIDEIHTPDSSRYFYQEGYDDRQKAGEKQKQLSKEFVRQWLIENGFQGKEGQTIPEMTDEVVNSISERYIELFEKVTGESFQKDGNQNVLERIENNITNYLQNR
- a CDS encoding STAS domain-containing protein, whose product is MKFSIDKQDLYTVFKLEEEKLDSTLSPDLKSELVSLQAQGTQNLILNLSTTKYADSSGLSALLTGNRAYAENGGAFILSEITPFVDKLLTISQLNNVLTILATDEAAMDLVLANSPEDGEA
- a CDS encoding ribonuclease Z: MGIRVKILGSNSAAPAHRRHHTAQLINIEGKYYLMDCGEATQLQLKRYKLRAQRINNIFISHLHGDHYLGLMGLLSTMHLMGRSQKLNLYGPKGLSEIITMQLKYSQTVFNYDINFVEVDTTQNKVVHEDNFVEVYSIPLNHRIPCCGYLFAEKKKNRRIKKEVLPDDFSIRNIIRLKHGEDIMDEEGNLLYKNTALTLPARKSYSYAFCSDTKYDESIIPMIKGVDLLYHEATFLEEHADRAGSTYHSTAKEAATIAKKAEVGKLILGHFSVRYKELEPIREEAQTVFEDSELAIEGEEFILVS
- a CDS encoding queuosine precursor transporter, which encodes MGKSILSDKKTNLFIILSGIFITNALIAELIGGKIFSVERTLGYEPLDIPMFGDFVLQFNLTAGVVLWPIVFITTDIINEYFGKKGVRKITFITVGLITYAFIAIYLAMRLAPADFWLSVFGTDENGAPFDINYAFQQVLTQGLNIIFASLVAFVIGQFVDVYVFHRLRRLTGKHKIWLRATGSTLISQLIDSFVVLIVAFYFLGGWSLSQVVAVGTTNYIYKFLIAIALTPLLYIAHYFIDRYLGKENAEILMEEASKESGESLF
- a CDS encoding TrmH family RNA methyltransferase; translation: MLSKRLSKYFKSLQLKKYRLQERKFLVEGAKGVLEVLQSSFQVENLLATSDFLDTLDAPLRAAAQETIVCKSNDLEAVGTFKSNNAAIAVVSMPEPASINVPEGELSLALDGVNDPGNLGTIIRIADWYGVKNIFCSEETADVYNPKVINATMGSFTRVQVHYTDLACLIKSTDIPVYGALLDGDSIRDRELVPNGVLVMGSESQGISESLKPLLTKPIYIPGRGGAESLNVAVATAVLLDNFFR
- a CDS encoding BamA/TamA family outer membrane protein; amino-acid sequence: MKTSTRFFLFLLLVPLLYACSGVRHLEDGEKWLYKQQVKGVDKNLENEINNLITLKPNTRIPIIGPLGAAIYERGEDNFDTARINQKKRSAIAKVDAKIQERTEAGKSTTKLEAKKNRKIARFDRKLKDGNFRMKTGTPLSVFDSTIVEDTKDRINSFLINSKGFRKANVTTSYTEKNRKVSLTYQVDTGPRNTIDSLITRTGDPALTTLLQTNQSGSFLIKGSDYDRSLLDAERDRIELLLIENGYYGFNKAYIEFQILEDPSTTDLWVATIINKPADQETHRSFLLDSIVINTNGNDPITETQDYFGVKYNYGNFKYSPKSLDARLRFAPGQKYNFTDFENTQKQLLNMDMFRFVNTYFDTTTVPGKSIANFYTAPLQKFQLTQELGFNVTEGLPGPLYNASLKNRNIFLGSEILEIGIFAGLDGVSSATDQSQVLRTIQYGANASLTFPRFITPFKSRGLNKMTFNPRTRVSLGFNFIDRPEYVRSNLNGTFAYTWQNLKGNKSYTFNLADIALIDTEIDANSGFQEQLDDLFLQGNTLAFSFNRSFVSSSSFNATYNYDYGNPSNPSSYLRFFLESGGTIYDIVGRALLENNDLENYQFYKVQVDYRRQVPLGIDKSVVLRVNGGIADPYGGNNALPYEKYFFAGGSSSNRAWNPRRLGPGSAFPYELDENGQNIIENGELKANRTGADSYQFEQPGEVLIEMNAEYRAKISGFFDWAFFIDAGNIWRLREFETPLPGEVVRISQGAKFEVNDFYKELAIGAGIGLRLDFSFLVFRLDVGHKIRDPRFPEGQRWQRLFKRPNQTVYNIAVGYAF